The Odocoileus virginianus isolate 20LAN1187 ecotype Illinois chromosome 3, Ovbor_1.2, whole genome shotgun sequence genome includes a window with the following:
- the KLHL26 gene encoding kelch-like protein 26 isoform X1 gives MAESGGSGGAGGGGFGAGPGPERPSSMADKNGALKCTFSAPGHSTSLLQGLAALRAQGQLLDVVLTVNRETFHAHKVVLAACSDYFRAMFTGGMREASQDIIELKGVSARGLRHIIDFAYSAEVTLDLDCVQDVLGAAVFLQMLPVVELCEEFLKAAMSVETCLHIGHMATTFSLASLKESVDAFTFRHFLQIAEEEDFLHLPLERLVFFLQSNRLQSCAEIDLFRAAVRWLQHDPARRLRASHVLCHIRFPLMRSSDLVDSVQTLDIMVEDVLCRQYLLEAFNYQVLPFRQHEMQSSRTAVRSDVPSLVAFGGTPYTDSDRSVSSKVYQLPEPGARHFRELTEMEVGCSHTCVAVLDNFVYVAGGQHLQYRSGEGAVDACYRYDPHLNRWLRLQAMQESRIQFQLNVLCGMVYATGGRNRAGSLASVERYCPRRNEWGYACSLKRRTWGHAGAVAGGRLYISGGYGISVEDKKALHCYDPEADQWEFKAPMSEPRVLHAMVGAGGRIYALGGRMDHVDRCFDVLAVEYYVPETDQWTSVTPMRAGQSEAGCCLLDRKIYIVGGYNWRLNNVTGIVQVYNTETDEWERDLHFPESFAGIACAPVLLPRAGARRGQHRCLINEICTLGAT, from the exons CATGGCTGACAAGAACGGGGCCCTCAAGTGCACCTTCTCGGCCCCTGGCCACAGCACCAGCCTCCTGCAGGGCCTCGCTGCGCTCCGTGCCCAGGGCCAGCTCCTGGACGTCGTGCTCACCGTCAACCGAGAGACCTTCCACGCGCACAAGGTAGTCCTGGCCGCCTGCAGCGACTACTTCAG GGCCATGTTCACGGGTGGCATGCGGGAGGCGAGCCAGGACATCATTGAGCTGAAGGGTGTGTCAGCCCGCGGCCTGAGGCACATCATCGACTTCGCCTACAGCGCCGAGGTGACTCTGGACCTGGACTGTGTGCAGGACGTGCTGGGTGCCGCCGTGTTCCTGCAGATGCTGCCCGTGGTGGAGCTGTGCGAGGAGTTCCTCAAGGCCGCCATGAGCGTCGAGACCTGCCTGCACATCGGACACATGGCCACCACCTTCAGCCTGGCCTCGCTGAAGGAATCAGTGGACGCCTTCACCTTCCGGCACTTCCTGCAGATAGCCGAGGAGGAGGACTTCCTGCACCTGCCGCTCGAGCGCCTGGTCTTTTTCCTGCAGAGCAACCGGCTGCAGAGCTGCGCCGAGATCGACCTGTTCCGGGCGGCCGTGCGCTGGCTGCAGCACGACCCAGCCCGGCGCCTGCGTGCCAGCCACGTGCTCTGCCACATCCGCTTCCCGCTCATGCGGTCCTCGGACCTGGTGGACAGCGTGCAGACGCTGGACATCATGGTGGAGGATGTGCTGTGCCGCCAGTACCTGCTGGAGGCTTTCAACTACCAGGTGCTCCCCTTTCGGCAGCACGAGATGCAGTCGTCGCGCACCGCCGTGCGCTCAGACGTGCCCTCGCTGGTGGCCTTCGGCGGCACCCCGTATACCGACAGCGACCGTTCCGTCAGCAGCAAGGTGTACCAGCTGCCCGAGCCGGGCGCCCGCCACTTCCGGGAGCTGACGGAGATGGAGGTGGGCTGCAGCCACACGTGCGTGGCGGTGCTGGACAACTTCGTGTATGTGGCCGGGGGCCAGCACCTGCAGTACCGCAGTGGCGAGGGTGCCGTGGACGCCTGCTACCGCTACGACCCCCACCTCAACCGCTGGCTGCGCCTGCAGGCCATGCAGGAGAGCCGCATCCAGTTCCAGCTGAACGTGCTGTGCGGCATGGTGTATGCCACGGGCGGCCGCAACCGGGCCGGCAGCCTGGCCTCGGTGGAGCGGTACTGCCCGCGGCGCAACGAGTGGGGCTATGCCTGCTCGCTCAAGCGCCGCACGTGGGGCCACGCGGGCGCCGTGGCGGGGGGCCGCCTGTACATCTCGGGCGGCTATGGCATCTCGGTGGAGGACAAGAAGGCCCTGCACTGCTACGACCCCGAGGCTGACCAGTGGGAGTTCAAGGCGCCCATGAGCGAGCCCCGAGTGCTCCACGCCATGGTGGGTGCCGGCGGCCGCATCTACGCTCTCGGCGGCCGCATGGACCACGTGGACCGCTGCTTTGACGTGCTGGCCGTGGAGTACTACGTGCCCGAGACGGACCAGTGGACCAGCGTCACCCCCATGCGGGCCGGCCAGTCCGAGGCTGGCTGCTGCCTGCTGGACAGGAAGATCTACATTGTCGGGGGCTACAACTGGCGCCTCAACAACGTGACGGGCATCGTGCAGGTGTACAACACCGAGACGGACGAGTGGGAGCGCGACCTGCACTTTCCCGAGTCCTTTGCCGGCATCGCCTGTGCCCCCGTGCTGCTGCCCCGGGCCGGGGCCCGCAG aGGCCAGCACCGCTGTCTTATAAACGAGATTTGTACCCTCGGGGCAACTTAA
- the KLHL26 gene encoding kelch-like protein 26 isoform X4 — protein sequence MFTGGMREASQDIIELKGVSARGLRHIIDFAYSAEVTLDLDCVQDVLGAAVFLQMLPVVELCEEFLKAAMSVETCLHIGHMATTFSLASLKESVDAFTFRHFLQIAEEEDFLHLPLERLVFFLQSNRLQSCAEIDLFRAAVRWLQHDPARRLRASHVLCHIRFPLMRSSDLVDSVQTLDIMVEDVLCRQYLLEAFNYQVLPFRQHEMQSSRTAVRSDVPSLVAFGGTPYTDSDRSVSSKVYQLPEPGARHFRELTEMEVGCSHTCVAVLDNFVYVAGGQHLQYRSGEGAVDACYRYDPHLNRWLRLQAMQESRIQFQLNVLCGMVYATGGRNRAGSLASVERYCPRRNEWGYACSLKRRTWGHAGAVAGGRLYISGGYGISVEDKKALHCYDPEADQWEFKAPMSEPRVLHAMVGAGGRIYALGGRMDHVDRCFDVLAVEYYVPETDQWTSVTPMRAGQSEAGCCLLDRKIYIVGGYNWRLNNVTGIVQVYNTETDEWERDLHFPESFAGIACAPVLLPRAGARRGQHRCLINEICTLGAT from the exons ATGTTCACGGGTGGCATGCGGGAGGCGAGCCAGGACATCATTGAGCTGAAGGGTGTGTCAGCCCGCGGCCTGAGGCACATCATCGACTTCGCCTACAGCGCCGAGGTGACTCTGGACCTGGACTGTGTGCAGGACGTGCTGGGTGCCGCCGTGTTCCTGCAGATGCTGCCCGTGGTGGAGCTGTGCGAGGAGTTCCTCAAGGCCGCCATGAGCGTCGAGACCTGCCTGCACATCGGACACATGGCCACCACCTTCAGCCTGGCCTCGCTGAAGGAATCAGTGGACGCCTTCACCTTCCGGCACTTCCTGCAGATAGCCGAGGAGGAGGACTTCCTGCACCTGCCGCTCGAGCGCCTGGTCTTTTTCCTGCAGAGCAACCGGCTGCAGAGCTGCGCCGAGATCGACCTGTTCCGGGCGGCCGTGCGCTGGCTGCAGCACGACCCAGCCCGGCGCCTGCGTGCCAGCCACGTGCTCTGCCACATCCGCTTCCCGCTCATGCGGTCCTCGGACCTGGTGGACAGCGTGCAGACGCTGGACATCATGGTGGAGGATGTGCTGTGCCGCCAGTACCTGCTGGAGGCTTTCAACTACCAGGTGCTCCCCTTTCGGCAGCACGAGATGCAGTCGTCGCGCACCGCCGTGCGCTCAGACGTGCCCTCGCTGGTGGCCTTCGGCGGCACCCCGTATACCGACAGCGACCGTTCCGTCAGCAGCAAGGTGTACCAGCTGCCCGAGCCGGGCGCCCGCCACTTCCGGGAGCTGACGGAGATGGAGGTGGGCTGCAGCCACACGTGCGTGGCGGTGCTGGACAACTTCGTGTATGTGGCCGGGGGCCAGCACCTGCAGTACCGCAGTGGCGAGGGTGCCGTGGACGCCTGCTACCGCTACGACCCCCACCTCAACCGCTGGCTGCGCCTGCAGGCCATGCAGGAGAGCCGCATCCAGTTCCAGCTGAACGTGCTGTGCGGCATGGTGTATGCCACGGGCGGCCGCAACCGGGCCGGCAGCCTGGCCTCGGTGGAGCGGTACTGCCCGCGGCGCAACGAGTGGGGCTATGCCTGCTCGCTCAAGCGCCGCACGTGGGGCCACGCGGGCGCCGTGGCGGGGGGCCGCCTGTACATCTCGGGCGGCTATGGCATCTCGGTGGAGGACAAGAAGGCCCTGCACTGCTACGACCCCGAGGCTGACCAGTGGGAGTTCAAGGCGCCCATGAGCGAGCCCCGAGTGCTCCACGCCATGGTGGGTGCCGGCGGCCGCATCTACGCTCTCGGCGGCCGCATGGACCACGTGGACCGCTGCTTTGACGTGCTGGCCGTGGAGTACTACGTGCCCGAGACGGACCAGTGGACCAGCGTCACCCCCATGCGGGCCGGCCAGTCCGAGGCTGGCTGCTGCCTGCTGGACAGGAAGATCTACATTGTCGGGGGCTACAACTGGCGCCTCAACAACGTGACGGGCATCGTGCAGGTGTACAACACCGAGACGGACGAGTGGGAGCGCGACCTGCACTTTCCCGAGTCCTTTGCCGGCATCGCCTGTGCCCCCGTGCTGCTGCCCCGGGCCGGGGCCCGCAG aGGCCAGCACCGCTGTCTTATAAACGAGATTTGTACCCTCGGGGCAACTTAA
- the KLHL26 gene encoding kelch-like protein 26 isoform X2 codes for MAESGGSGGAGGGGFGAGPGPERPSSMADKNGALKCTFSAPGHSTSLLQGLAALRAQGQLLDVVLTVNRETFHAHKVVLAACSDYFRAMFTGGMREASQDIIELKGVSARGLRHIIDFAYSAEVTLDLDCVQDVLGAAVFLQMLPVVELCEEFLKAAMSVETCLHIGHMATTFSLASLKESVDAFTFRHFLQIAEEEDFLHLPLERLVFFLQSNRLQSCAEIDLFRAAVRWLQHDPARRLRASHVLCHIRFPLMRSSDLVDSVQTLDIMVEDVLCRQYLLEAFNYQVLPFRQHEMQSSRTAVRSDVPSLVAFGGTPYTDSDRSVSSKVYQLPEPGARHFRELTEMEVGCSHTCVAVLDNFVYVAGGQHLQYRSGEGAVDACYRYDPHLNRWLRLQAMQESRIQFQLNVLCGMVYATGGRNRAGSLASVERYCPRRNEWGYACSLKRRTWGHAGAVAGGRLYISGGYGISVEDKKALHCYDPEADQWEFKAPMSEPRVLHAMVGAGGRIYALGGRMDHVDRCFDVLAVEYYVPETDQWTSVTPMRAGQSEAGCCLLDRKIYIVGGYNWRLNNVTGIVQVYNTETDEWERDLHFPESFAGIACAPVLLPRAGARR; via the exons CATGGCTGACAAGAACGGGGCCCTCAAGTGCACCTTCTCGGCCCCTGGCCACAGCACCAGCCTCCTGCAGGGCCTCGCTGCGCTCCGTGCCCAGGGCCAGCTCCTGGACGTCGTGCTCACCGTCAACCGAGAGACCTTCCACGCGCACAAGGTAGTCCTGGCCGCCTGCAGCGACTACTTCAG GGCCATGTTCACGGGTGGCATGCGGGAGGCGAGCCAGGACATCATTGAGCTGAAGGGTGTGTCAGCCCGCGGCCTGAGGCACATCATCGACTTCGCCTACAGCGCCGAGGTGACTCTGGACCTGGACTGTGTGCAGGACGTGCTGGGTGCCGCCGTGTTCCTGCAGATGCTGCCCGTGGTGGAGCTGTGCGAGGAGTTCCTCAAGGCCGCCATGAGCGTCGAGACCTGCCTGCACATCGGACACATGGCCACCACCTTCAGCCTGGCCTCGCTGAAGGAATCAGTGGACGCCTTCACCTTCCGGCACTTCCTGCAGATAGCCGAGGAGGAGGACTTCCTGCACCTGCCGCTCGAGCGCCTGGTCTTTTTCCTGCAGAGCAACCGGCTGCAGAGCTGCGCCGAGATCGACCTGTTCCGGGCGGCCGTGCGCTGGCTGCAGCACGACCCAGCCCGGCGCCTGCGTGCCAGCCACGTGCTCTGCCACATCCGCTTCCCGCTCATGCGGTCCTCGGACCTGGTGGACAGCGTGCAGACGCTGGACATCATGGTGGAGGATGTGCTGTGCCGCCAGTACCTGCTGGAGGCTTTCAACTACCAGGTGCTCCCCTTTCGGCAGCACGAGATGCAGTCGTCGCGCACCGCCGTGCGCTCAGACGTGCCCTCGCTGGTGGCCTTCGGCGGCACCCCGTATACCGACAGCGACCGTTCCGTCAGCAGCAAGGTGTACCAGCTGCCCGAGCCGGGCGCCCGCCACTTCCGGGAGCTGACGGAGATGGAGGTGGGCTGCAGCCACACGTGCGTGGCGGTGCTGGACAACTTCGTGTATGTGGCCGGGGGCCAGCACCTGCAGTACCGCAGTGGCGAGGGTGCCGTGGACGCCTGCTACCGCTACGACCCCCACCTCAACCGCTGGCTGCGCCTGCAGGCCATGCAGGAGAGCCGCATCCAGTTCCAGCTGAACGTGCTGTGCGGCATGGTGTATGCCACGGGCGGCCGCAACCGGGCCGGCAGCCTGGCCTCGGTGGAGCGGTACTGCCCGCGGCGCAACGAGTGGGGCTATGCCTGCTCGCTCAAGCGCCGCACGTGGGGCCACGCGGGCGCCGTGGCGGGGGGCCGCCTGTACATCTCGGGCGGCTATGGCATCTCGGTGGAGGACAAGAAGGCCCTGCACTGCTACGACCCCGAGGCTGACCAGTGGGAGTTCAAGGCGCCCATGAGCGAGCCCCGAGTGCTCCACGCCATGGTGGGTGCCGGCGGCCGCATCTACGCTCTCGGCGGCCGCATGGACCACGTGGACCGCTGCTTTGACGTGCTGGCCGTGGAGTACTACGTGCCCGAGACGGACCAGTGGACCAGCGTCACCCCCATGCGGGCCGGCCAGTCCGAGGCTGGCTGCTGCCTGCTGGACAGGAAGATCTACATTGTCGGGGGCTACAACTGGCGCCTCAACAACGTGACGGGCATCGTGCAGGTGTACAACACCGAGACGGACGAGTGGGAGCGCGACCTGCACTTTCCCGAGTCCTTTGCCGGCATCGCCTGTGCCCCCGTGCTGCTGCCCCGGGCCGGGGCCCGCAGGTAG
- the KLHL26 gene encoding kelch-like protein 26 isoform X3: MAESGGSGGAGGGGFGAGPGPERPSRAMFTGGMREASQDIIELKGVSARGLRHIIDFAYSAEVTLDLDCVQDVLGAAVFLQMLPVVELCEEFLKAAMSVETCLHIGHMATTFSLASLKESVDAFTFRHFLQIAEEEDFLHLPLERLVFFLQSNRLQSCAEIDLFRAAVRWLQHDPARRLRASHVLCHIRFPLMRSSDLVDSVQTLDIMVEDVLCRQYLLEAFNYQVLPFRQHEMQSSRTAVRSDVPSLVAFGGTPYTDSDRSVSSKVYQLPEPGARHFRELTEMEVGCSHTCVAVLDNFVYVAGGQHLQYRSGEGAVDACYRYDPHLNRWLRLQAMQESRIQFQLNVLCGMVYATGGRNRAGSLASVERYCPRRNEWGYACSLKRRTWGHAGAVAGGRLYISGGYGISVEDKKALHCYDPEADQWEFKAPMSEPRVLHAMVGAGGRIYALGGRMDHVDRCFDVLAVEYYVPETDQWTSVTPMRAGQSEAGCCLLDRKIYIVGGYNWRLNNVTGIVQVYNTETDEWERDLHFPESFAGIACAPVLLPRAGARRGQHRCLINEICTLGAT, encoded by the exons GGCCATGTTCACGGGTGGCATGCGGGAGGCGAGCCAGGACATCATTGAGCTGAAGGGTGTGTCAGCCCGCGGCCTGAGGCACATCATCGACTTCGCCTACAGCGCCGAGGTGACTCTGGACCTGGACTGTGTGCAGGACGTGCTGGGTGCCGCCGTGTTCCTGCAGATGCTGCCCGTGGTGGAGCTGTGCGAGGAGTTCCTCAAGGCCGCCATGAGCGTCGAGACCTGCCTGCACATCGGACACATGGCCACCACCTTCAGCCTGGCCTCGCTGAAGGAATCAGTGGACGCCTTCACCTTCCGGCACTTCCTGCAGATAGCCGAGGAGGAGGACTTCCTGCACCTGCCGCTCGAGCGCCTGGTCTTTTTCCTGCAGAGCAACCGGCTGCAGAGCTGCGCCGAGATCGACCTGTTCCGGGCGGCCGTGCGCTGGCTGCAGCACGACCCAGCCCGGCGCCTGCGTGCCAGCCACGTGCTCTGCCACATCCGCTTCCCGCTCATGCGGTCCTCGGACCTGGTGGACAGCGTGCAGACGCTGGACATCATGGTGGAGGATGTGCTGTGCCGCCAGTACCTGCTGGAGGCTTTCAACTACCAGGTGCTCCCCTTTCGGCAGCACGAGATGCAGTCGTCGCGCACCGCCGTGCGCTCAGACGTGCCCTCGCTGGTGGCCTTCGGCGGCACCCCGTATACCGACAGCGACCGTTCCGTCAGCAGCAAGGTGTACCAGCTGCCCGAGCCGGGCGCCCGCCACTTCCGGGAGCTGACGGAGATGGAGGTGGGCTGCAGCCACACGTGCGTGGCGGTGCTGGACAACTTCGTGTATGTGGCCGGGGGCCAGCACCTGCAGTACCGCAGTGGCGAGGGTGCCGTGGACGCCTGCTACCGCTACGACCCCCACCTCAACCGCTGGCTGCGCCTGCAGGCCATGCAGGAGAGCCGCATCCAGTTCCAGCTGAACGTGCTGTGCGGCATGGTGTATGCCACGGGCGGCCGCAACCGGGCCGGCAGCCTGGCCTCGGTGGAGCGGTACTGCCCGCGGCGCAACGAGTGGGGCTATGCCTGCTCGCTCAAGCGCCGCACGTGGGGCCACGCGGGCGCCGTGGCGGGGGGCCGCCTGTACATCTCGGGCGGCTATGGCATCTCGGTGGAGGACAAGAAGGCCCTGCACTGCTACGACCCCGAGGCTGACCAGTGGGAGTTCAAGGCGCCCATGAGCGAGCCCCGAGTGCTCCACGCCATGGTGGGTGCCGGCGGCCGCATCTACGCTCTCGGCGGCCGCATGGACCACGTGGACCGCTGCTTTGACGTGCTGGCCGTGGAGTACTACGTGCCCGAGACGGACCAGTGGACCAGCGTCACCCCCATGCGGGCCGGCCAGTCCGAGGCTGGCTGCTGCCTGCTGGACAGGAAGATCTACATTGTCGGGGGCTACAACTGGCGCCTCAACAACGTGACGGGCATCGTGCAGGTGTACAACACCGAGACGGACGAGTGGGAGCGCGACCTGCACTTTCCCGAGTCCTTTGCCGGCATCGCCTGTGCCCCCGTGCTGCTGCCCCGGGCCGGGGCCCGCAG aGGCCAGCACCGCTGTCTTATAAACGAGATTTGTACCCTCGGGGCAACTTAA